Proteins encoded together in one Cicer arietinum cultivar CDC Frontier isolate Library 1 chromosome 4, Cicar.CDCFrontier_v2.0, whole genome shotgun sequence window:
- the LOC101500734 gene encoding phosphate transporter PHO1 — MVKFSKELEAQLIPEWKEAFVNYWQLKKQIKRIKLSKIPKQNHHADGDSIFNSLCFMVKKITSNFSLGTDHDNMNIIKVRKKSIKSSGEEIYETELVELFSEEDEVRVFFVRLDEELNKVNQFYIKQEKELNERGETLNKQLQILLELKQIINDRRHKNYRPTKTKTNHSDTFPRSPPTDSHFSESFGESDDTNSEISHTDEIIASLERNGVNFVNSATRTKTKKGKPKMAMRIDLPATNATRAITAITSMLWEDLVNNPTGDFIHKKKIQCADKMIRSAFVELYRGLGLLKTYSSLNMVAFSKILKKFDKVSCQKASTSYLKEVKRSHFVSSDKVVRLMDEVESIFTKHFANNDRKKAMKFLRPQQHKDSHMVTFLVGLSTGCFVSLFCVYAILAHLCAIFSPNNESPYMETVYPVFSVFALLSLHLFMYGCNLYMWKRTRINYNFIFEFSPTTSLKQRDAFLICTALMTTVFGAMVVHLLLRAAGFSPNQIDSLPGILLLTFIALLICPLDIFYRPTRYCFIRVIRNIVCSPFYKVLLVDFFMADQLTSQIPLLRHLETTSCNLLGRVFKTHHPETCHSGRLYMEITYIISFLPYYWRAMQCARRWFDDGDVNHLANMGKYVSAMIAAGARVTYSRQDNHLWFAIVIITSVMATCYQLYWDFIKDWGFFNPKSRNPWLRDDLVLRRKSIYYMSIALNIVLRVTWVETIMHFNVGHVQSRMLEFLLAALEVIRRGHWNFYRLENEHLNNVGHYRAVKTVPLPFRETDYDY; from the exons atggtgaAATTCTCAAAGGAGCTAGAAGCTCAACTAATTCCAGAATGGAAGGAAGCATTTGTGAACTATTGGCAGCTGAAGAAACAAATAAAGAGAATCAAACTctcaaaaattccaaaacaaaatCACCATGCGGATGGAGATTCCATTTTCAATTCTCTTTGTTTTATGGTTAAGAAAATCACCAGCAACTTTTCACTTGGTACAGACCATGACAATATGAATATAATTAAG GTGAGGAAGAAAAGCATAAAAAGCAGCGGAGAAGAAATATACGAAACAGAGCTTGTAGAGTTATTTTCGGAAGAGGATGAG GTGAGGGTATTTTTTGTGAGGCTGGATGAAGAGCTAAATAAGGTGAACCAATTTTACATAAAACAAGAGAAAGAGTTGAATGAGAGAGGAGAAACACTAAACAAGCAGCTTCAAATATTGTTAGAGCTTAAGCAAATTATAAATGATCGGCGACACAAAAATTATCGCCCAACAAAGACTAAGACAAATCATTCTGATACTTTTCCCCGTTCTCCACCTACGGATTCCCATTTCTCAG AAAGTTTTGGAGAATCGGACGATACAAATTCAGAAATTTCACATACAGATGAGATAATTGCAAGTTTAGAGAGAAATGGTGTAAATTTTGTGAATTCAGCAACGAGgacaaaaacaaagaaaggaaagcCTAAAATGGCAATGAGAATTGATCTTCCAGCTACCAATGCAACTCGTGCAATAACAGCTATTACTAGCATGTTGTGGGAGGATTTAGTTAACAATCCAACTGGGGATTTTATTCATAAGAAAAAGATTCAATGTGCTGACAAAATGATTAGAAGTGCATTTGTCGAGCTCTATAGAGGCCTTGGCTTACTCAAAACTTACag CTCACTGAATATGGTAGCATTTTCAAAGatactaaagaaatttgataaG GTGTCTTGTCAAAAAGCTTCTACAAGTTATTTAAAAGAAGTGAAGAGATCTCATTTCGTTAGTTCTGATAAG GTTGTTAGACTAATGGACGAAGTGGAATCCATATTCACAAAGCACTTCGCCAACAATGACAGAAAAAAGGCAATGAAGTTTTTAAGACCCCAACAACATAAAGATTCTCATATGGTCACTTTTCTTGTCG GGTTGTCTACAGGTTGTTTCGTGTCGTTGTTTTGTGTATATGCAATTTTGGCTCATTTATGTGCTATTTTCTCTCCTAATAATGAGTCGCCTTATATGGAAACTGTCTATCCTGTTTTCAG TGTGTTTGCATTGTTAAGCCTACATTTGTTTATGTATGGATGCAATCTATACATGTGGAAGAGAACaagaatcaattacaatttCATATTTGAGTTCTCCCCAACCACATCACTGAAGCAAAGAGATGCATTTTTAATATGCACTGCCTTAATGACAACTGTGTTTGGAGCAATGGTTGTGCACCTTCTTTTAAGGGCTGCAGGCTTTTCTCCTAACCAAATTGATTCCCTTCCTGGAATATTACTTCTG ACTTTCATAGCTCTTCTCATTTGTCCATTAGACATTTTTTATCGCCCGACTCGTTACTGCTTCATCCGCGTCATTCGCAACATAGTCTGCTCTCCATTTTATAAG GTTCTACTAGTAGACTTTTTTATGGCTGATCAACTAACTAGCCAG ATTCCATTGCTAAGGCATTTGGAAACTACAAGTTGTAACCTTTTGGGTAGAGTTTTCAAAACACACCACCCTGAGACTTGCCATTCTGGAAGACTATATATGGAAATAACTTATATCATCTCATTTTTGCCATATTATTGGCGTGCTATGCAA TGTGCAAGACGGTGGTTTGATGATGGCGATGTGAACCATTTGGCTAACATGGGAAAGTATGTTTCGGCGATGATCGCAGCAGGGGCTAGAGTAACATACAGCAGACAAGATAACCATCTGTGGTTTGCAATTGTCATAATCACTTCTGTGATGGCAACATGTTATCAATTGTATTGGGACTTTATCAAGGATTGGGGATTTTTTAATCCCAAGTCAAGAAATCCATGGCTTAGAGATGATTTGGTTCTAAGGAGAAAAAGCATATACTATATGTCTATT GCTTTAAACATTGTCCTGAGGGTGACATGGGTGGAAACTATCATGCATTTCAACGTCGGACATGTTCAGTCGCGGATGCTAGAATTTTTGTTAGCCGCACTTGAAGTTATTCGAAGAGGACATTGGAATTTCTACAG GTTGGAAAATGAGCATCTCAATAATGTTGGTCATTACCGGGCAGTGAAGACAGTTCCATTGCCATTTCGAGAGACAGATTATGACTATTGA
- the LOC101501272 gene encoding long-chain-alcohol oxidase FAO1, producing the protein MERKECHPLLKGGRTKGGKYKHDFSSANMEALASMCEALLPPIESEYLDKKGMKPTNKAIHLFWKLSGSHLSVPHQVAEMLVERALPEALTLIRVILSMLSTRLGTLLLCGSLCLNKKWPFINNFSNISLENREKVIQKWLKHRFLTPVRLVFIYIKVLCLIVFFSRCNENGENQAWEAIGYEVESDENTSNDHKERPLEKGIVEAMNEDNLSLPQSLSQKGLEIEIDAKNNILKVKCDVVIVGSGCGGGVAAAVLAKSGLKVLVLEKGNYFTQNDYSSLEGPSLNELYELGGTFASCDGNIAILAGSTVGGGSAVNWSASIRTPDYVLKEWSENHKLPLFSSHEYVSAMDMVCKRIGVTDTCVEEGLQNQVLRKGCEKLGLQVDYVPRNSSQHHYCGSCNYGCRKGEKQGTDVTWLADAVDDGAVILTRCKAKKFILVDNKEGCVRRKKCLGLMANFLTENITWRLQVEAKATISSCGALSTPPLMISSGLKNKNIGNNLHLHPVLMTWGYFPDSISDLKGRSYEGGIITSIHKVLSDDSKVKAIIETPALAPGTFSTLFPWESGFGFKERMLRYSRMVHFITIIQDKSCGEVKSEGRIKYELDEEFDKENIKDGLQQALRILIAAGAVEVGTHRSDGQRIACSGSNEKELNKFVESVYATGGPMSHGENWSIYASAHQMGSCRVGVTEKEGAVDENGQSWEAEGLFVCDSSLLPTAIGVNPMITIQSVAYCIANRIAVILRM; encoded by the exons atggAAAGAAAAGAGTGTCATCCTCTATTGAAAGGTGGAAGAACAAAAGGAGGCAAATATAAACATGATTTTTCTTCTGCTAATATGGAAGCACTTGCAAGCATGTGTGAAGCTTTATTGCCTCCTATTGAGTCAGAATATTTGGACAAAAAGGGAATGAAACCAACAAACAAGGCTATTCATTTGTTTTGGAAACTTTCTGGCTCTCATCTCTCTGTCCCTCATCAG GTTGCAGAGATGTTAGTTGAAAGAGCACTACCAGAAGCATTAACACTCATTAGAGTAATTCTATCGATGCTATCAACAAGGTTGGGCACTTTGTTGCTATGTGGATCTCTCTGTCTTAATAAGAAATGGCctttcatcaacaacttctcaAACATTTCTTTGGAAAACAGAGAAAAGGTTATTCAGAAATGGTTGAAGCATCGGTTCCTCACACCTGTCAGACTTGTATTTATTTACATCAAAGTCCTTTGCCTCATTGTTTTCTTCTCTCGG TGTAATGAAAATGGTGAAAACCAGGCATGGGAAGCCATTGGTTATGAAGTTGAGAGTGACGAGAACACAAGCAATGATCACAAAGAGAGGCCTCTTGAAAAGGGAATTGTGGAAGCTATGAATGAGGATAATTTGAGTCTACCTCAATCACTTTCTCAAAAAGGTCTTGAAATTGAAATAGATGCTAAAAACAACATCCTCAAAGTGAAATGTGATGTTGTAATTGTTGGTTCTGGTTGTGGTGGTGGAGTTGCAGCTGCTGTTCTTGCAAAATCAGGTCTTAAGGTACTTGTTCTTGAGAAGGGCAACTACTTCACTCAAAATGATTATTCTTCTCTAGAAGGTCCTTCTTTGAATGAGCTTTATGAATTAGGAGGAACTTTTGCATCCTGTGATGGGAATATAGCTATTCTAGCAGGTTCAACAGTTGGTGGTGGTTCAGCTGTTAATTGGTCGGCGTCTATTCGAACACCGGATTATGTGCTCAAGGAATGGTCAGAGAATCATAAGCTACCACTTTTTTCAAGCCATGAATATGTTTCTGCTATGGACATGGTTTGTAAAAGGATTGGTGTAACTGATACATGTGTGGAAGAAGGACTTCAGAATCAAGTTCTTAGAAAAGGTTGTGAGAAACTTGGTCTTCAAGTTGATTATGTTCCAAGAAATTCATCACAACATCATTACTGTGGATCTTGTAACTATGGTTGTAGGAAAGGAGAAAAACAAGGGACTGATGTTACATGGCTTGCTGATGCTGTGGATGATGGTGCTGTAATACTAACAAGATGCAAAGctaaaaagtttattttggTGGATAACAAAGAAGGGTGTGTGAGAAGAAAGAAATGCTTAGGATTGATGGCAAATTTTTTAACAGAAAACATCACATGGAGACTTCAAGTTGAAGCCAAAGCAACAATCTCATCATGTGGAGCCCTTTCTACACCTCCTTTAATGATCTCTAGTGGACTAAAGAATAAGAACATTGGCAACAACCTTCATCTTCATCCGGTGCTAATGACGTGGGGATATTTTCCGGACTCGATATCTGATCTCAAGGGTAGAAGCTATGAGGGAGGAATAATAACTTCTATACACAAGGtgttatcagatgactccaaagtAAAAGCTATAATTGAAACTCCGGCTCTAGCTCCAGGAACTTTTTCTACCTTGTTTCCTTGGGAATCCGGATTTGGGTTCAAAGAAAGAATGCTAAGGTATTCGAGGATGGTTCATTTTATCACAATTATTCAGGACAAAAGTTGTGGAGAAGTTAAGAGTGAGGGTAGGATAAAGTACGAGTTAGATGAAGAATTCGACAAAGAGAACATCAAGGATGGGTTGCAGCAGGCTCTGAGGATTCTAATAGCGGCCGGAGCGGTTGAAGTAGGTACTCATAGAAGTGATGGACAGAGAATTGCTTGTAGTGGAAGTAATGAAAAAGAATTGAATAAATTTGTGGAATCAGTGTATGCAACAGGAGGACCAATGTCACATGGAGAAAATTGGAGTATTTATGCTTCTGCTCACCAGATGGGAAGTTGTAGGGTAGGTGTGACTGAAAAGGAAGGTGCAGTTGATGAAAATGGACAGAGTTGGGAAGCTGAAGGACTATTTGTGTGTGATTCAAGTTTGCTTCCAACTGCAATTGGTGTCAATCCAATGATAACTATTCAGTCTGTTGCATATTGTATTGCCAACAGAATTGCAGTAATCTTGAGAATGTAA